The sequence GCTATACAGCGGCACTTGGAAAAGAGTGGAtagactggggagtcagaaggtcatgggttctaatcctagccctgccgcttgtctgctgtgtgaccttgggcatgtcgcttcacctctctatgcctcagttacttgatgcgtaaaatggggattgagattgtgagccccacatggaacagggatcttgtccaacctgatttgcttgtatccaccccagttcttactacagtgcctgaaacatagtaagtgcttgataaattattattattattgttattgtattattattgttattaccttccTTCGCCGATCTCCTACTGAAACAATCCACATGCTCCCTTCCTCTAACTCcagtctattcactgtaccttgattcattcattcattcaatcatatttattgagcgcttactgagtgcagagcactgtactaagcgcttaggaagtacaagttggcaatgtataaagatggtccctacccaacagtgggctcacagtctagaagactatgatCTTGCCTGCCTCGCCACCAACcctctgcccacatccttccagggccctggcactccctcccccttcatatctgccaggctaaccgccctctcctccttcaaatcagATATCTAAcccctcctgtcaatcaatcaatcaatcaattgtatttattaagtgcttactgggtgcagagcacacctactctcccctctgtgttgcctcGGCACTCCGATTTGTACCCTCCAAGCAGCTGatatccacccccagccccatggcacagtggataataataataatgatggcatttgttaagcgcttactctgtgcaaagcactgttctaagcgctggggggttagaaggtgatcagggtgtcccacaggggactcacggtcttcatctccattttacaggtgaggtaacaggcacagagaagttaagtgacttgcccaaagtcacacaactgacaattggcagagccgggatttgaacccataacctctgactccaaagcctgggctctttccactgagccacgctgcttctctagagctgggagtcagaagatcatggattctaatcccagctccagcacttgtctgctatgtgaccttgggcaaatcactttacttctctgtgcctcagttccctcaactgtaaaatggggaacgcaactgtgggaaagggactgttttcaacacgatttacttgtgtctacccctgcgcttagtatagtgcctgtctcatgataagcgtttaacaaataacacaattgttattatttatttctacataCATATGCTTATAATCTCCCATttcccatatctataatttattttaatgaccatctttccctctagactgtaagctccttaggggttgggattttgtctaccagctcttttttattggactctcccaaaagcttaccctgtgcacagtaagtactcattaagtactgagaagctgcgtggctcagtggaaagagcatgggctttgaggtcatgggttcaaatcccggctctgccaattggcagctgtgtgactttgggcaagtcacttaacttctctgtgcctcagttacctcatctgtaaaatggggattaagactgtgaccccaccttgggcaacctgatcaccttgtaacttccccagcgctgagaacagtgctttgcacatagtaagtacttaataaaggctattattattattattattattcttaataaatactactgattggttgattaagaaGGAACAAATTTTCCTGAATCAGGAATTAGGGGCTTCAGGAGTGTCTGTCTGTTCCAGAACTCGCGCTTGAAACTTGGCTCCACCAGAAGGAGGCAGGCATGGATCAAAAACGCTAGCAATGTTGTTAAAATCTAGCAGTTGGAAGATATTATTTTACTGTTTTCATTCCCCAGGCCAAGTAATTTCCATCTGTTCCAATTCCCCTTCTGCATACCATTTCTCTATCCCGCTCCCCTGGCTGGATCTCACTGTTGGTGGAAATATTATATATGTAATGGATTGCTACAGCTACTAGAAATGAGGGGAAAGGATTTTAATTATTCTCTTAATGAGTTCCCATCCAATGGGCTGGGATCTCTACGCGGTTTCATAACACACATTAAATGGCAGGCCAAATTCTGATGAGTCAGTGGCTGGGTTTGGACCATGTCTGTGTGCGATTCTATAAAAAGTGACCAAATTTTCTCAAACCTAAAATGGGAGAAGCGGTtccgtggacttgggagtcaaaggacctgggtttgaatcccagctctgccccttgtctgcggtgtgcccttagaaaattcacttaacttctctgtgcctcagtttcctcatctgtaaaatgggaattaagactgtgagttccaggtgggacaggggctgtgtccatccacatttgcttgtattgaccccagatcttgatatagtgcctgacacatagcttaacaaataccattaaaagaaaaagaaggaatggAGCAGCTGAAAGGTGGAGACCAATACACTAAGCATAAGTGGGGAGAAAGCAGGAAAGGaaagcagagaggagggaagagaggaagggcagggtgACAGACATACACtcacactgtaagcttgctgtgggcaagaaatgtgtctgtttattgttatattgtactctcccaagcacttagtacagtgttctgcccacagtaagcgatcaataaatatgattgcctgactgacacaCACATAGGCGGAGGAGACCGACATGGATCCAAAGACATACCTGATGCAGAACTGAGCCTAAActgtgggaaagaggaagaaaccaTTGCAATTGCTGGCTTCTCAGTGCTCCAACCATCCCTTTCTGGAGCCAGAATAGGAGACGGTCCTTCCCTGAGTccccaggggaggagggacactagccgtggtaataataataataataatgatggtatttgttaagcgcttactatgtgcaaagcactggtaagAAATCAGACGAACCGGCAGTCACAGTCgcctcaatcaattatatttactgagcgcttactgtgctcagagcactgtactaaaagcgacaatataacagagttcgtagacacattccccagtcCCTTCCCCTGATCATcactggcacttattgagcgtttaccatgtgcagagcattgtactaagctctcaggagagtacaatacaacagaattagcagacacattctctgcccacaatgagctttcagtaatgataataatgattgtggtatttgttaagcacttactatgtgccaagcaccattctaagcgctggggtagacacaaggtaatcaggttgtggggctcacagtcttaatccccattttacagatgaggtaaatgaggcgcagagaagtgaagtgacttgcccaaagtcacacagctgataagtggcggagctgggattagaacccactgcctgtgactcccaaacccgggctctaactgcggtatttattaagcgcttactacatgccaggcactgttctaagcagtggggtaagtgcaagataatcaggctggagacagtgcttgtcccacatggggctcacagtcctaatcccccattttacagatgaggaaactgaggcaaagaaaagtgaagtgactgggcgaaggtcacccagcagacaagtggcagaaccaggattagaacccaggtccttctaattcccaggcccgtgctctatccactgggccacgctgcttctcttattatgtcTTCTAATCCtcttacttttccaagtgcttagtacaatactctgcgcacaggagatgctcaataaatacctttgattaattgatggggttAGTTTCCACAGGCCCTGCACCTTCTAAGGATATTACATATATAAGATTATGCACACGCTTACAACCTGCCTATAAACAAAGGTGCAGAAAAGTCATAGATTAGAAGTTCAGTCATCCAGGGGAAACAGGATTACAAACATCTCTAGTAATCAAAAACTGGGTTACTAAATTATCAAGCTGTAAGTGACTGACAGGATATTTTCCCCCGAGTTCATAATTTCAAACTTCAATTGGAGTCACAGGATTCAATAGTATTCATGCAGAAAATAGAATGTCAATGAACCCAAACCGGTTATCCAGGTTTCTAGATTTTAGAAAGTGGAAAGAAAAAcatggcaaaagaaaaaaaaaagtgggcatAGCATTTTTTGTCCCTAAGGCTGTTCATTCAGacctaattataatagtaattgtggtttgcattgttaagtgcttactgtgtgccaagcactgtattcattcatgcattcaatcaatcatatttattgagtacttactgtgtgcagagcactgtactaagcgcttgggaagtacaaattggcaacatatagagatggttcctgcccaacaatggcctcacagtctagaagggggagacaatgtactaagcattggagcagatacaagataaatagatcagactgtcccacagagAGGCTTACATTAAAACGGTGAGGGAAagtggatgaggaaacagacgtgaagtgactcacccaaggtcacgcagcatgcaAACACAAAAATAAAGACAACAGCAGATATGTGAAAGATAAGAATCTGATTTGCAGATTCTTGACCTCTTAAAATATCAACCCTCTTATAGCACCAGGCAcagcttttatttattttgattactctgtttataAACACTTTTACATCTCCTTTGTTAGTGTGtaacctcctggtgggcaaggaatgggtcccTTGTTTGTTTTATACTTTCTGGGTCCctatgggcactcaataaatgctccattattattacttgacccTGGAGAATGACTTAGCCACACTAAGCCAGCTACAGaacatttttcctttttaaattatTCTCGGCTTTAATAAGTGGTTATTACACTTATAACTTCTTGGTCTCTTGAATGTTGTTATTATCAAGTCCAACCCGCAATGAAAGGAAATTTGACCTACCGTTAAAAAGTGGATTGCATcaatatatccgtaatttattgatttatattaatgtctgtctccctctcaagactgtaagctccttgtgggtggggaatgtgtttattgttgtaatgtactcttccaagcacttagtacagtgctctgcacacagcaagcactcaataaatatgattgaatgaatgaatcaatcaatcaataatcgatGATTAACAGGATAAAATTTGGACAATAAAAATTTAAGGATGCAAACTGAAAGTCAATATAGGTAAAAGTAACATAACTATCCACCAGTAGCTAAGTTATTCAGTCTTTCCAAAATCGAATAAGTAGCCGGGAAATCGATAGGTCTTGGATACCGCCTAGCAATCAGGAATTCATTGGCAATCatgaattcagtcagtcatcgTAACTCTGTGGAAATAAACCATTTCTCCCTTTTCGAAGGGGATCATAGCTCCAGGAGTTGAAGTCCAATCCCGGCACTGAATTAGAGTTGCCTGTTTCACATCATTATTTCTGCCTCCAGGGCTGGCTcagatttctccctccctccctgaccagAACCTTCTCTGTTCCTAAGAATCTTATTTTCGCCTTAATTACAACTGCTGCttattctctcctttctctccccatcctactatcccaaacacacacacacacaaaattaaaCTTTTGAGTCCAAGACGCTGTTCATCCCCTAACTTACCTGAGTAACCCAGCCCTCTGGACTTAAACACACAGCAACGTTAACATGGGGTTTGAAGGACTTTATTTTGATCTGCTGCTTGACCACTGAACAACTCTATGTAGAACAAAGTGAGGCGTGACTACTCTCGGTAAACTGCAAGGCGAAGACAAGCTGCAGCCGATGGTCCGAAAGGGTATTTCCTGGGAATATAATCAGGAATGATGGGGCTTTCCTTGATTATAGGGCTAGTTCAGGGAAAGACCACAAATGCAATGGGTCACTGACACGGACAGAACACTATCCttgccatcaatcagtcaatcatatttattgagcatttactgtgcgcagagcactgtactaagcacttggaagagtacgatataaccatCTTGCGGTCCAGGCACAGTTTGGGGATTTTTCTTTCTGCCGAGTAAAATGTTTCTTTTCTGTGCCTTCATCAGGAGCCCTCCCATGGCACAGACACAGCCATGCTGAGGTCTGCCTCTGAACCATATGCCCAAATAGGCAACTTGCCAGTTGCCTGACTAGTCTGGGGCCAGGAAAATATTAGCCGAATAAACTCCCGACGGCTCTCCTTCTCCCGTCTCTTCGCGGTGTTTGCTCCTGCTTCAGGGTAGCACAAAGCTGCGGCGACAGAATCGGCTTTCCGGATCAGAAGAAAACTGGTCTTGGGAATAAGGTATCTCATTCTCTAATGCAGATTCAGCTTTTGGGTATATGATATTTCACTACCATacaccccttccctacctcccttACAACCACAAACAGGAAGTCACACAAGGTGGATGAGACCTGACCGAACTCTTCAGGGGCACAAATTCCGAGACCAGGTTCCTTTCTGACAGGCATGCCACGCATCTGATTCTCCGGCTAGAAATTCAATTTCACACCCCCGGTTTGAGTTGGGAATGTTGCTGAGAAATCTTGGTCTCTGGAAACCTTCCAGGTATTGCAGTACTTAAGTACCAAAGTTCAGCTGTTGAATGAAATAGGGCATATACAATTGCGAAGCTGACATTGGTCTGGATTTGGAAGgtgctggaagaggaggaggaggagggtggaggagaaggagaaagaagagaaagaggaggaggaggaggaagaaaaggaggaggacaaggtaaCTGGCATGTTTCATGAGGGCTCTCATTAGCATCTATAATGACCCAAAGTCAGACGGACTTGGCGGAGAAGGGGCATGTCAGCCATGCCTACAGGGAAcccatttattttgatctctgcaACTCGAACAAACCTTACGAGACACTTAGGCTTCTCCCTGGAGGGAAGAAGGTGCTAGGGTTGAGTACAGCCCTGGGCCATGTCTAGATAGCTCCCAAATGACTCCACACACTCCAAGACAAGGACAACTAATCACAAGTACCTCTCTGCAATATCTCTCCGCACGTCggatgcttagtactgtgatggCACGCTCTTCAACTGAGAACAAACCAGCCAGTGTTTTGTCGCTCCTGAGACAGCGGCTCTCAAAAAACCAGTGTGAGAATGTGAATTTGTTGCCCAAGGCCTCGGTCTCACCCCCAGTCCTGGAAACAATTTATTTCTTCTTCTCGAaccgattttttttttcagcagaaTCCCACACCCCCTGATTAAACCCAGTGTCGAATACAGGGGCATCTGCTTCTACGCGTGGGTGTTAGTCTTTGAGACTCTTGTATCTGTGCATGAGGAGAGCACTTTTTCTCAGGGCTTGGGGATAAATTTCACTCCCCATCTGCAGGGGGGAAATGTAGCCAATACACTGAAAAGTCCATCTAAGTTCAATACGATTATCAGTAAAGCTGAAATGGAGGAGGTATAAATAACtgaggatggggatgaggggaggtggggtgggattagGGGCCGGGGGAGCTAATGTGGAAGGGGTTGAGGGAGGACTGAATAAGGAAGGAGAAGCGGGAgagggtggaaagagagaggagagtctCGAGGAGCTATTATTTCCACAAAGCAAAGCAGGAAGACTGCTCGGCTGGGCATTCCCTTTGATCTCAGATCAGTGGCTTCCATCGTGGGAAACACTCCCTGGAAGGATCGGAATCTCTGGTCAAGTTTGGGAagagaacccccccacccccacgcctCCCGCCCCCTGACCCAAATTAGAAAGCCCCGATTTCGGTGGCCCAGGAGCGGCAGAGTCTAGCAGCGGCAACCCTGACGGCCAGCCCCTGGGGAGAAGGATTCAACACAGCTGGCGGGGTTGTGTAAAGCGGGGGCCCGGCCGCTGTGGccgaggcagaagaggagagaaggaaggccgcCGCCGCGGTGACTTGGCTGTCCTTGGACGCCGTGGCCCTCGGGGGGCCTCCGGGGGCCACCGGTGCCCCAGCAGACCGACCCCTCCGAGACGAGGAGCCCGCCCGGCTGGGCAGGAGGCCACGGCGGGTGGGCAGGACGGCGCCGGGCAGCCGACGGAGAGGAGCCGATCTTGGAGTCGGGCCGGGGTAGGCGAGGGAGGAAGCAGTCAAGAGAGCCAGGCCCGGGGCTGGTTCCCGCCGGGGCACCTGGACTCGGCTGGCAAGCCCGGCGGGCGCCGGCCCACCTTGcaggaaggaccagggccaggtctgAAAGGGCAGGAGGGCCGTGGCCACCGGCGACGGCTCCATTTCGGAAACGTAGTTGTTCAGGTGGGAGAGGAGCCGGATGCGGATGGGATCGGCACTGCTCTGTCCCTCGAGGATCCCCAGATATCTGACCACTTCAGTCAGGCACTCGCGGAAACCGATGCTTCTGTAATCCACTGCCAGGGCCCGGGCGTCGAAGAATCCTGTGAGGAGAACGGCCCACGCCCAACGTCACATCCAGCACAGCCCGGGAACGTGTGGCCCGTCATCCTGCCTTTGGAGGAAGGGCACGCTTCACCCCAGGAACTTGCGAGCAAAGCGGGTTTCATGGACAGAAGTTTGCTAAATTTCACAAGGATTCGAAACCTGTCATGTAGCCTAGCGGAAAAACCCTGGGCCCCGAGAGTCgggggacatgagttctaatcctggttctgccacttgcctgtcgtgtgaccttgggtaagtcacttcacttttctgtgcctcagtttcctcatctgtcaagtggggggttgaatacccgttctccctcctacttaggctgtgagtcccatgagatctccctgcaggcaagtggaggaggaggaattgaatGCTAGTGACTGATCTTTCTTTACACCCCATGAGGGTCACTTG comes from Tachyglossus aculeatus isolate mTacAcu1 chromosome 16, mTacAcu1.pri, whole genome shotgun sequence and encodes:
- the HEYL gene encoding hairy/enhancer-of-split related with YRPW motif-like protein, with amino-acid sequence MKRLCEETSSDTESDGIIDVGKEEYSQISRSVSPTTTSQMQARKKRRGIIEKRRRDRINSSLSELRRLVPTAFEKQGSSKLEKAEILQMTVDHLKMLHATGGTGFFDARALAVDYRSIGFRECLTEVVRYLGILEGQSSADPIRIRLLSHLNNYVSEMEPSPVATALLPFQTWPWSFLQGGPAPAGLASRVQVPRREPAPGLALLTASSLAYPGPTPRSAPLRRLPGAVLPTRRGLLPSRAGSSSRRGRSAGAPVAPGGPPRATASKDSQVTAAAAFLLSSSASATAAGPPLYTTPPAVLNPSPQGLAVRVAAARLCRSWATEIGAF